In the Chryseobacterium sp. MYb264 genome, one interval contains:
- a CDS encoding putative quinol monooxygenase, with protein MKKLGLLVRLEAKAGKEKDVEDFITGALPLANEEAGTVTWYAFRIDASTFGIFDTFSDEEGREAHLGGKIAKALMENAPELLATQPSIEKIDVLAAK; from the coding sequence ATGAAAAAACTAGGATTATTAGTTCGACTAGAGGCAAAAGCAGGAAAAGAAAAAGATGTTGAAGATTTTATTACAGGTGCATTGCCACTTGCTAATGAAGAAGCAGGTACTGTTACATGGTATGCGTTCCGTATTGACGCTTCTACATTTGGAATTTTTGATACTTTTTCAGATGAAGAAGGCAGAGAAGCTCATCTTGGTGGTAAGATTGCAAAAGCGTTAATGGAAAATGCACCTGAATTGTTGGCTACTCAACCTTCTATTGAGAAAATAGATGTGTTAGCAGCTAAATAA
- a CDS encoding recombinase family protein — MSQKTIDLVLSLSDKGIIIKGLVDGVDTSTIKGRLFLNLMASLAEYERELIRERTNAGLQSARARGRLGRRPKGYTTETISKLLLLRNIYKDVTKRPEDIYKPFGLTRATFYRYAKILDNHTDEEIKNMGLKK, encoded by the coding sequence TTGTCTCAAAAAACGATTGATTTAGTCTTAAGTTTAAGTGACAAAGGGATTATAATAAAAGGTCTTGTCGATGGTGTAGATACATCTACAATTAAAGGCAGGCTATTTTTAAATTTAATGGCTTCTCTGGCTGAATATGAAAGAGAATTAATAAGAGAAAGAACTAATGCAGGACTGCAATCTGCAAGAGCAAGAGGTAGGCTAGGTAGGAGACCTAAAGGTTACACTACAGAGACAATTTCGAAGCTATTACTTTTACGTAATATATATAAGGATGTCACGAAACGTCCGGAAGATATTTATAAGCCGTTCGGATTGACTCGAGCAACATTTTATAGGTATGCTAAAATTTTGGATAATCATACGGACGAAGAGATAAAAAATATGGGTCTTAAAAAATAA
- a CDS encoding helix-turn-helix domain-containing protein — MIHFDNIKEYNRFNGYNDPKKDLIDVVKYEDCKSLRLLCDGLTSDFYMMAFKRNMTDLNWYGNTEFDTTSAFLYFIKPNQIHSWNIDKRWEGYHILISPILLRDYNIDFSFFQYDINEALFLTNDEQNRIENLYVQILEEYQKDNYDMALLLAYCNLIFTYIGKCYKRQFETRQPLYNKLVLEFKKLLNDYYLNGQQGIPNVHYFSDKLHLSTNYFGDLIKYNTGKTPSEIIQDKIISEAKKHLETSNRTVGEIGYDLGFEYPTYFTRFFKKHTGMTPTTYRENKASR; from the coding sequence ATGATTCATTTTGATAACATAAAAGAATACAACAGGTTTAATGGTTACAACGACCCAAAGAAAGACTTGATAGATGTTGTAAAATATGAAGACTGTAAAAGTTTACGTTTGTTGTGTGATGGGCTTACATCAGACTTTTATATGATGGCATTTAAGCGCAATATGACAGACTTAAATTGGTATGGAAATACTGAGTTTGATACAACATCAGCATTTCTATATTTTATTAAACCTAATCAAATTCACAGTTGGAATATAGATAAAAGATGGGAAGGTTACCACATTTTGATTTCGCCCATACTTTTACGAGATTACAACATTGATTTTAGCTTTTTTCAGTATGACATTAACGAAGCCTTATTCCTAACAAATGATGAGCAAAATAGAATAGAAAATTTGTATGTACAAATTTTGGAGGAATACCAAAAAGACAACTATGACATGGCTCTCTTGTTGGCATATTGCAATCTGATATTTACTTATATAGGCAAATGCTATAAACGTCAGTTTGAAACAAGACAGCCACTGTATAACAAATTAGTATTAGAATTTAAAAAGTTATTAAACGATTACTATTTAAACGGCCAGCAAGGAATACCTAATGTTCATTATTTTTCCGATAAATTACATTTGTCTACCAACTACTTTGGCGACTTGATAAAATACAACACTGGTAAAACTCCCTCAGAAATTATTCAGGATAAAATAATCTCAGAGGCAAAAAAGCATTTGGAAACATCAAATAGAACTGTTGGCGAAATTGGGTATGATTTAGGCTTTGAATATCCCACATACTTCACAAGATTCTTTAAAAAACATACTGGAATGACACCCACAACGTATAGAGAAAATAAAGCCAGCAGATAA
- a CDS encoding SDR family oxidoreductase → MNLSENISGKVVVITGASSGLGESTARLLAAKGANVVLGARREESLNKIAVDINKQGNGKAVYLKTDVTNKSDVQALINKAISEFGKLDVLLNNAGLMSIAPLTEVKVDEWERMIDINIKGVLYGIAAALPIFEKQESGHFINISSVAGIKVFSPGGTVYSGTKFAVRAISEGLRHEVGGKIRTTTIEPGAIDSELKYGSSHKASTDFVVDFYIHAIPADSVARAIAYAIEQPADVDINEIVLRPTVQEF, encoded by the coding sequence ATGAATCTATCAGAGAACATTTCGGGTAAAGTAGTAGTAATTACAGGAGCAAGTAGTGGCTTAGGTGAAAGTACTGCACGTCTTTTAGCTGCTAAAGGAGCAAACGTAGTTTTAGGAGCCCGCAGAGAAGAAAGCCTAAACAAAATTGCTGTAGACATTAATAAACAAGGAAACGGAAAAGCAGTTTATCTTAAAACAGACGTAACCAATAAATCCGATGTACAAGCTTTAATCAATAAAGCCATCAGTGAGTTCGGGAAACTTGATGTCCTTTTGAATAATGCAGGCTTAATGTCAATTGCTCCATTAACTGAAGTTAAAGTGGATGAATGGGAGAGAATGATTGATATTAATATCAAAGGAGTATTGTACGGAATAGCAGCAGCATTGCCTATTTTCGAAAAACAAGAATCAGGACATTTTATCAATATTTCTTCTGTAGCAGGAATTAAGGTATTTAGTCCAGGAGGTACGGTTTACAGTGGTACCAAATTTGCAGTTCGGGCTATTTCCGAAGGGTTACGCCACGAAGTAGGTGGAAAAATTAGAACTACAACCATTGAACCAGGTGCTATTGATTCAGAATTGAAATATGGAAGCTCACACAAAGCAAGTACTGACTTCGTAGTAGATTTTTACATACACGCCATTCCAGCCGATTCTGTTGCAAGAGCCATTGCCTATGCCATAGAACAACCCGCAGATGTAGATATCAACGAAATTGTTCTTCGTCCGACCGTACAGGAATTTTAA
- the nhaA gene encoding Na+/H+ antiporter NhaA, whose translation MSEKKINLHVFKNFVKSGNFAGILLLLCVLASLLIANTSSASYLQNLLDTYIGFDRGVIHLNYSVSMWINDGLMAIFFLLVGLEIKREIVEGELSTPKKALLPIIAAVGGAIVPAIIYLTFNGGSVTAGGWGIPMATDIAFALAVISLLDNRIPSSLKIFLAALAIVDDLIAILVIAIFYSGGIEWLYLGFAGIGLIILILMNKFNVKNSYLFLIPGIFIWYFVHHSGVHATIAGVLVAMTLPTNDSDVESPLEKLEHTLLKPVNLFIIPLFAFTNTNITFQKEMIEGITSPLGLGISLGLLFGKPIGIILTSSLCSRLRIGQLPKNSSFQHMLGIGFLAGIGFTMSIFISILSFDNEIFIQEAKLSVLLTSVIAGLIGFFVLKFSGKYTKESEI comes from the coding sequence ATGAGTGAAAAGAAGATCAACCTTCACGTTTTTAAAAATTTTGTCAAATCTGGAAACTTTGCAGGCATTCTACTATTACTTTGCGTTTTAGCTTCCCTGTTAATTGCCAATACTTCATCAGCATCATACCTTCAAAATTTATTGGATACCTATATAGGATTTGACAGAGGCGTTATCCATCTTAATTATTCTGTAAGTATGTGGATTAATGACGGCTTGATGGCGATTTTCTTTTTATTGGTTGGACTTGAAATAAAAAGAGAAATTGTAGAAGGTGAACTTTCCACTCCTAAAAAAGCGTTGCTACCAATTATTGCGGCTGTTGGAGGTGCAATTGTGCCTGCAATCATATATCTTACTTTTAATGGTGGTTCTGTAACTGCTGGAGGTTGGGGAATTCCTATGGCAACCGATATTGCTTTTGCATTAGCTGTAATTTCCTTACTAGATAATCGTATTCCAAGCAGTTTGAAGATTTTTTTAGCTGCATTAGCTATCGTTGACGATTTGATTGCCATATTAGTCATTGCTATATTTTACAGCGGAGGAATAGAATGGTTATATTTGGGTTTTGCCGGTATTGGTCTAATCATACTTATTTTAATGAATAAGTTTAATGTAAAAAACTCATATTTGTTTCTTATTCCAGGAATCTTTATTTGGTACTTTGTTCATCACTCAGGGGTTCACGCAACAATTGCAGGTGTACTGGTTGCAATGACTTTACCAACAAATGACAGTGATGTAGAATCTCCATTGGAAAAGCTAGAACACACATTGCTGAAGCCTGTCAATTTATTTATAATTCCGTTGTTTGCTTTCACTAACACAAATATTACCTTTCAAAAAGAAATGATTGAAGGAATAACATCGCCGTTAGGATTAGGAATTTCATTAGGACTTCTTTTCGGAAAACCTATTGGAATCATTCTAACATCTTCCTTATGTTCAAGACTGAGAATAGGTCAGTTGCCTAAAAATAGCTCATTTCAGCATATGTTGGGTATAGGTTTTTTGGCGGGAATTGGATTTACAATGTCAATATTTATATCAATTCTATCTTTTGATAATGAAATATTCATACAGGAAGCTAAGCTATCAGTTCTCCTAACATCGGTAATTGCAGGCCTAATCGGATTTTTTGTATTGAAGTTTTCAGGAAAATATACGAAAGAATCCGAAATTTAA
- a CDS encoding TolC family protein — protein MKKIKLAITFILFGTITNAQILISKDLDYAIGKALQKNTEKRNQDLELQKLELERKSILAKYIPKVEASGLYSYISSDAKLDLATLNLPITGYPVFGGSSDFSTNANILYGGITAKAVLFSGGQILNGAKALKEKNTGTAFMMENQKNEVIKDIIGSFDRLKLLETAEKLIDNSEKRLNKEKERVEKAISERLAIPYDRDKIKLSTLELASKRADV, from the coding sequence ATGAAAAAAATAAAGTTAGCCATTACATTTATCCTATTCGGCACTATCACCAACGCACAGATTCTTATAAGTAAGGATTTGGATTATGCTATCGGAAAGGCATTGCAAAAAAATACTGAAAAAAGGAATCAAGATCTTGAATTACAAAAATTAGAATTAGAACGCAAAAGCATATTGGCAAAATATATACCGAAGGTCGAGGCGTCAGGTTTATACTCTTACATCAGCAGTGATGCAAAATTAGATCTAGCTACCCTGAATTTACCCATCACAGGATATCCTGTTTTTGGGGGATCTTCCGATTTCAGCACAAATGCGAATATCCTTTATGGAGGTATTACCGCAAAAGCGGTACTGTTCAGTGGCGGACAAATCCTAAATGGAGCCAAGGCTCTCAAAGAAAAAAACACAGGAACAGCTTTTATGATGGAAAATCAGAAAAATGAGGTCATAAAAGATATCATAGGGAGCTTTGACCGTCTCAAACTTCTGGAAACCGCCGAAAAACTCATCGATAACAGCGAAAAGAGATTGAATAAGGAAAAAGAAAGAGTAGAAAAGGCGATATCCGAAAGGTTGGCAATTCCTTACGACCGAGATAAGATCAAACTTTCCACTCTGGAATTGGCTTCCAAACGTGCAGATGTTTAA
- a CDS encoding HlyD family secretion protein → MKKIIYILSIAGILASCENKPKVSQTIQGKTEREEIAVVGKIAGRIDKILISEGALVKKGDTLAILEIPEVDAKKSQAQGAVKSAQAQYEMSVHGATANQLAQLYAKKSALVEQYEFAKKSLARMNAMVKDSLVPQQQYDEVFAKYQGAKSQMIAVDAEIADVKNGVRIEQQTMALGQKDRAQGALKEVQVAEKERYIIAPQDMKIESITLKLGELALPGYTLFKGSLNNSIYFRFTIPESQLANYAQGKEINVHIPYKNRDIKGKIRNIKQIGAYANIATAYPDYEVQDALYEILIDPINIQQANDILSKTTVTLKP, encoded by the coding sequence ATGAAAAAAATTATTTACATACTAAGCATTGCAGGCATTTTAGCTTCTTGTGAGAATAAACCGAAAGTATCACAAACCATCCAGGGAAAGACCGAGCGGGAAGAGATTGCAGTAGTAGGCAAAATAGCAGGCAGGATAGATAAAATTCTGATCAGCGAGGGAGCTCTTGTTAAAAAAGGAGATACATTGGCGATATTGGAAATCCCGGAAGTAGACGCAAAAAAATCACAGGCACAAGGTGCGGTAAAATCTGCTCAGGCACAATATGAGATGAGTGTACACGGTGCTACTGCCAATCAGTTGGCACAGCTCTATGCCAAGAAATCCGCTTTGGTAGAGCAATATGAGTTTGCAAAAAAATCGCTGGCAAGAATGAATGCAATGGTAAAGGATTCACTGGTTCCGCAACAGCAATATGATGAAGTATTCGCCAAGTATCAGGGAGCCAAATCACAAATGATAGCCGTAGATGCAGAAATTGCCGATGTTAAAAACGGGGTCCGCATAGAACAGCAAACAATGGCGTTGGGACAAAAAGACCGTGCACAAGGAGCTTTGAAAGAAGTACAGGTTGCCGAGAAAGAAAGGTATATCATTGCACCACAGGATATGAAAATAGAATCCATCACATTGAAGCTGGGGGAACTGGCACTACCAGGATATACGCTTTTCAAAGGTTCTCTTAATAATTCCATTTATTTCCGTTTTACTATTCCTGAAAGCCAATTGGCAAATTATGCACAAGGAAAAGAAATCAATGTGCATATACCTTACAAGAATCGGGATATCAAAGGGAAAATCAGAAATATAAAACAAATAGGTGCCTATGCTAATATTGCTACAGCATATCCTGATTATGAAGTGCAGGACGCTTTGTATGAAATATTGATAGACCCTATTAACATCCAACAAGCAAACGATATCCTAAGCAAAACAACAGTAACGCTAAAACCTTAA
- a CDS encoding MarR family winged helix-turn-helix transcriptional regulator, which translates to MKAEKILTEQDRYNLLTGNVPLLFNRFLGQQFKLNNINLTREQWSVLVPLWKQQGCSQQSIADFTHRDKPSITRLIDQLEKEGYVERRSHPTDRRQNLIYLTNKGKEIEEKVMYIVNNVTERATRGLSENQIMEIKNFFQHIQNNIQNEML; encoded by the coding sequence ATGAAAGCTGAAAAAATATTAACTGAACAAGATCGATACAATCTGCTTACCGGTAATGTACCTCTACTGTTCAACCGTTTTTTGGGTCAGCAATTCAAATTGAATAATATTAACCTGACCCGGGAACAATGGTCGGTGCTAGTACCTTTATGGAAACAACAGGGATGTTCACAGCAGTCAATAGCAGATTTTACCCACAGGGATAAACCCAGCATAACTAGACTTATTGATCAATTGGAAAAAGAAGGTTACGTAGAAAGAAGGTCTCACCCTACTGACAGAAGGCAAAATCTAATATATTTAACAAATAAAGGAAAGGAGATAGAGGAAAAAGTAATGTATATTGTGAACAATGTCACCGAAAGAGCAACCAGAGGACTTTCCGAAAATCAAATTATGGAGATAAAAAACTTCTTTCAGCATATTCAAAACAACATTCAAAACGAAATGTTATGA
- a CDS encoding helix-turn-helix domain-containing protein, producing the protein MDIINFPEHLFDNNHTETPDLQIANYEAYKHVSKNKINLNKNVFSFLLDGQKDIHFSNDIVSIDPTQALLLASGNFLTTELIGANSYSCLLFFFSQKNINDFLLKYGHLSNPNNLNKTTTNSPFFLIQKDNFIIHFINSIQQIYGLNQTISQKILELKFEEIMLYLADKYGQSFFVYLHSLLINERELSFKMVIEKNLYTSLNIDEVAFLCNMSLSTFKRKFLQLYQESPGKWFQLKRLNKAKKLLLNNEATPSEIYMDFGYDSLSNFSTAFKNEFGYSPKNIMKT; encoded by the coding sequence ATGGATATTATAAACTTTCCTGAACATTTATTTGATAATAACCACACAGAGACTCCAGACCTGCAAATTGCTAACTACGAAGCGTATAAACATGTTTCCAAAAATAAGATAAACCTAAACAAAAATGTATTCAGTTTTTTGTTGGACGGTCAAAAGGACATTCACTTTTCTAATGACATCGTTTCAATAGATCCTACGCAAGCCTTGCTCCTTGCATCGGGGAATTTTTTAACAACAGAACTTATCGGGGCAAATAGCTACAGCTGCCTACTCTTTTTCTTTTCTCAGAAAAATATTAATGATTTTTTATTGAAATATGGGCATTTATCTAATCCAAATAACTTAAATAAAACAACGACCAATAGTCCCTTTTTCCTTATTCAAAAAGACAATTTTATTATCCATTTTATTAATTCTATTCAACAAATTTATGGTTTGAATCAAACTATCTCTCAAAAGATTCTGGAATTGAAATTTGAAGAAATTATGCTGTATCTGGCTGATAAGTATGGGCAAAGCTTTTTTGTTTATCTACATTCATTGTTAATCAATGAAAGAGAATTATCTTTTAAAATGGTCATTGAAAAAAATCTGTACACGAGTTTGAATATTGACGAGGTCGCTTTTCTATGTAATATGAGTCTGTCTACTTTTAAACGAAAATTTTTACAATTATATCAAGAGTCTCCAGGAAAATGGTTTCAACTAAAACGGCTCAACAAAGCCAAAAAATTATTGCTCAATAATGAAGCAACACCATCAGAAATCTATATGGACTTTGGTTATGATAGCTTATCAAATTTTAGCACAGCTTTTAAAAATGAATTTGGTTACAGTCCAAAAAACATTATGAAAACTTGA
- a CDS encoding ABC transporter permease yields MKTFLNLIKREFGLFWSNKVLRILFIGAPLMYGILLGYVYSKGKVTDLPIIVVDYDQSALSRKAIEMMNDNEVLSVARLQFDETNLNRLMIEKDATCVVIIPKDFEKDVLTKRYPEVTTIVNTANVLTANYSSSALQLVLGTLKAGTQVETLRKQGVPENLLMSQYEPFKTTFIKKNNRSTNYMYFLWPGVLATVLQQVLLLGLALSFASEFENCTFKYLVHRSRSAFMLILVKILPYLIMSFGIWLMYWGFTKWFRIPFYENIFPLTLIAGVFVISVCFIGILVSILVPNQLKATEILMVIATPSFILSGFTWPLSQMPAWVQYIANIIPLTHFLPAFRILIIEKGAVDLTYPYVIKMIIIGTVSAIASYSVLFYKVRKIKREEL; encoded by the coding sequence ATGAAAACATTTCTCAATCTGATCAAACGGGAGTTCGGTTTGTTCTGGAGCAACAAGGTTCTCAGAATTTTGTTTATTGGGGCTCCTTTGATGTACGGTATTTTGTTGGGATATGTTTACAGCAAAGGGAAAGTGACAGATTTACCAATTATAGTGGTAGATTATGACCAAAGCGCACTCAGCCGGAAAGCCATCGAAATGATGAATGACAACGAAGTTTTGTCTGTTGCAAGGCTGCAGTTTGATGAGACAAACCTCAATCGTTTGATGATTGAGAAAGATGCAACCTGCGTCGTTATTATCCCAAAAGATTTTGAGAAAGATGTGCTGACAAAACGATATCCTGAAGTCACTACCATAGTCAATACTGCAAATGTATTGACGGCAAATTATTCTTCATCAGCACTTCAGCTGGTCTTAGGAACCCTCAAAGCAGGAACACAGGTCGAAACATTGCGCAAACAAGGAGTTCCGGAAAATTTGCTAATGAGCCAGTATGAGCCATTTAAAACCACGTTTATAAAAAAGAACAATAGAAGCACCAACTATATGTATTTTTTGTGGCCAGGTGTTTTGGCTACTGTGCTTCAGCAGGTATTACTATTGGGGCTTGCTCTTTCTTTTGCTTCCGAGTTTGAAAACTGCACTTTCAAATATCTGGTACATAGAAGCCGTTCTGCATTTATGCTGATACTGGTTAAAATCTTGCCTTATCTCATAATGAGCTTCGGGATATGGCTGATGTACTGGGGTTTTACCAAGTGGTTCAGAATTCCTTTTTATGAAAACATTTTTCCGCTTACCCTTATAGCGGGCGTTTTTGTAATCTCGGTCTGCTTTATAGGAATTTTGGTAAGTATCCTTGTTCCGAACCAGCTGAAAGCTACGGAAATCCTTATGGTTATTGCCACACCCAGCTTTATCCTGTCAGGATTTACCTGGCCGCTCAGCCAAATGCCAGCTTGGGTTCAGTATATTGCAAATATCATCCCGCTTACACATTTCCTACCTGCCTTTAGAATACTTATCATAGAAAAAGGCGCTGTAGACCTCACCTATCCCTATGTTATAAAAATGATAATCATAGGAACAGTAAGCGCCATTGCCAGCTATAGTGTTTTATTTTACAAAGTCCGAAAGATTAAAAGAGAGGAGCTGTAG
- a CDS encoding helix-turn-helix domain-containing protein → MKAYESIKEILSFYHVHCDEPYFISSGKLIFEFPKRLFRMDFYAFCICISGSIDLEIDNQHYKISQNGFLISAPSTIIKFVNTSKDFRMKVLFFEKNFLLKYISNPFFIENLSLFNKNSFNVVISNESSSTHLINLLDYLQQQTTRNGRFTEDIVRTIIINILLEVAVLIDKDRKDNAYPTPQDNNNIFFKFNELVKENILQHKDVQYYADKLFITNKYLILIVKKATGKTPHQIIDEALLKEVYVLLGYPEKNISQIAFETGFNSTSAFGRFFKKHASISPQRYRRQQYF, encoded by the coding sequence ATGAAAGCTTACGAAAGTATTAAAGAAATATTATCTTTTTATCACGTACATTGCGACGAACCTTACTTTATATCGTCAGGAAAACTCATTTTTGAATTCCCAAAAAGACTCTTCCGAATGGATTTTTATGCATTCTGCATCTGTATTTCTGGTAGTATAGATTTAGAAATTGATAATCAGCATTACAAAATATCCCAAAACGGATTCCTGATATCTGCTCCGTCAACAATTATAAAATTTGTAAATACCAGCAAAGATTTCCGTATGAAGGTTCTATTCTTTGAAAAGAATTTCCTGCTCAAGTACATTTCTAATCCATTTTTTATCGAGAATCTGTCTCTATTCAATAAAAATAGCTTTAACGTAGTAATTTCCAACGAATCAAGTAGTACGCACTTAATCAATTTATTGGATTATCTTCAACAGCAGACCACGAGGAATGGTCGTTTTACAGAAGATATTGTTCGTACTATTATTATTAATATTTTATTGGAAGTTGCAGTCCTAATTGATAAAGACAGAAAAGACAACGCATATCCTACTCCACAGGATAACAATAATATTTTTTTTAAATTCAATGAATTGGTGAAAGAAAATATTTTGCAGCATAAGGACGTACAATACTATGCGGACAAGCTATTCATTACCAACAAATATCTTATTCTGATTGTAAAAAAAGCGACCGGCAAAACGCCACATCAGATTATTGATGAGGCCTTATTAAAAGAAGTATACGTTCTGCTCGGCTATCCAGAAAAAAACATTTCTCAGATTGCATTTGAAACGGGCTTTAATTCTACCTCTGCATTCGGCCGTTTCTTTAAAAAGCATGCGTCAATATCGCCCCAAAGGTACCGAAGACAACAGTATTTTTAA
- a CDS encoding TolC family protein: MEPIIILDSLSTAERNEVKALESFKKASEYALKKEKGSLLPTVGAFAGYSYASLYNANTKVPIEQLNTTANLKLNELTLHPNWMLGVAVKWELFSGFERKHKIDEAKIGLAQVENKLADTKEKVDLELEKNKVEYNTTLHKVDIAIQREKIAQNNNEIASKQYRLGLINVTERLGAENDIYKESLNKVETVIEQRNAAIEVYRASGKLSNFIKIQN; encoded by the coding sequence TTGGAGCCCATCATTATTTTGGACAGCCTGAGCACAGCAGAACGAAATGAGGTAAAAGCACTGGAATCTTTCAAAAAAGCTTCCGAATATGCCCTTAAAAAAGAAAAAGGAAGCCTTCTTCCCACAGTTGGGGCTTTTGCGGGATATAGCTATGCATCATTATATAATGCCAATACAAAAGTGCCGATTGAACAATTAAATACGACCGCCAATTTGAAACTAAATGAATTGACACTACATCCGAACTGGATGTTAGGCGTGGCCGTGAAATGGGAACTCTTCAGCGGATTTGAACGTAAACATAAAATAGACGAAGCCAAAATAGGACTCGCCCAGGTTGAAAATAAACTAGCTGACACCAAAGAAAAAGTAGACCTGGAATTGGAAAAAAACAAGGTAGAATACAATACCACGTTACATAAGGTAGATATTGCGATCCAAAGGGAAAAAATAGCACAAAATAATAATGAGATAGCATCAAAACAATACAGATTAGGGCTTATTAACGTCACTGAACGCCTGGGGGCGGAAAACGATATATACAAAGAATCCTTAAACAAAGTAGAAACCGTGATTGAACAGCGTAATGCTGCTATTGAAGTTTACCGTGCATCGGGAAAATTATCAAACTTTATTAAAATCCAAAACTAA